AAGAAGATCTTCGATGCGGGCGTGCCGGTGCTGGGCATCTGCTATGGCTTCCAGGTTATGGCCAACGAGCTGGGAGGCAAGGTCGATAAGGCAGCGCTCGGTGAATACGGCAAGACCGAGGCCGTGATCGATGATGCCGAAGGCGTACTTGCCGGTTCGCCGGACGAACAGACTACATGGATGAGCCATGGAGTCGCCGTCGAAAAAGCTCCAAAGGGCTTCAAAGTACTCGCGCATACCGAAGGTGCCCCTGTGGCCGCGATGGAGGACGAGTCCCGCAAACTTTATGGCGTGCAGTGGCATCCAGAAGTCAAGCACACTCCGCTTGGTAACGAGCTATTCTCCACGTTCCTTCACAAATGCGCCGGTCTGCCCAGTGATTGGGATGCCGACAATATTATTGACACGCAGGTCAAGAAAATCCGCGAGGAGGTCGGTGATGCCGAGGTCATCTGCGGGCTTTCCGGCGGTGTCGATTCCGCCGTTGCGGCGACTTTGGTGCACAAAGCCATCGGCGACCAGCTCACCTGTGTCTTCGTCGACCACGGCATGCTGCGCAAGGGTGAGGCCGAGCAGGTCCGCCATGATTTCGTCGAGGCCACGGGCATTCGTCTCATTGAAGTCGACGCTTCCGAAGAGTTCTTGGCCGCTCTGAAGGGAGTCACCGAGCCGGAACGCAAGCGCAAGATCATCGGCGAGAAGTTTATCCGCACCTTTGAGAAGGCCCAGAAGCAGGTCCTCGAGGAGGCCGGAGCCCGCGGCAAGGAAGTCAAATTCCTCGTGCAGGGCACGCTCTATCCGGATGTCGTTGAATCCGGCGGCGGCGACGGTGCGGCAAATATCAAGTCGCATCACAACGTCGGCGGACTGCCCAAGGACGTCAAGTTCAAGCTCATCGAGCCGTTGCGCAGTCTTTTCAAAGATGAGGTTCGTGCGATCGGCACCAAGCTCGGCCTTCCGGATAATATCGTCTGGCGCCAGCCGTTCCCAGGACCGGGTCTCGGCATCCGTATCATCGGTGAAGTCACCCGTGAACGTCTTGATCTGCTTCGTGAGGCCGACGCCATCGCCCGCGAGGAAATGACCAAGGCCGGACTCGACCGCGACATCTGGCAGTGCCCGGTGGTCCTGCTCGCCAACGTCCATTCTGTGGGTGTACAGGGCGATGAACGCACGTACGGCTCGCCGATCGTGCTGCGTCCTATCTCTTCAGACGACGCGATGACCGCCGACTGGTACCGCCTGCCCTACGATGTGCTGGCCACGATTTCCACGCGCATCACCAACGAGTGCCGCGGCATCAACCGTGTGGTGCTGGACTGCACCTCCAAGCCGCCGGCCACCATCGAGTGGGAGTGAGCCAAGCAGACTTTTTGCCTGGATGGTGTTGTGCCCGCATGCCAATACGGGCACAACGCCTTTTTGTTTATTCTGTTGGTTTGTGCAATAAACATATCGTTCCAGCGCCATGTGAAAGCTTTCGGCCCGGCACGGCTGCCTGAAGTGACTGAACCGATGGGAATCCGGAATATCATTGATTTGATTGCATGGATCGATAACCTGTTCATGTGTTCGGCAATGTGAGATATAGCCTGACCCGAAATAACCCAAGAACGGTGATAATCAATCTGACAGTTTGCCGCTTTGAAAGGAAAATGAAATATGGACAACGAATTGACATTCAGATATGCACAGCGAAAAGACGTTACGCTTATTCTGAAATTCATCAAGGAACTTGCCGATTACGAGAAAATGCTGGACGAGGTCGTCGCCGATGAGGAAACGCTCGAGGAATGGATTTTCGACAAGCAGAAGGCGGAGGTCATTTTCGCCTGTCTTGGCCACAAGGAGATAGGCTTCGCACTGTTCTTCCATAATTTCTCGACGTTTTTGGGCAGAGCAGGCCTGTATCTGGAGGATTTGTATGTTTCGCCGGAATACAGGGGACACGGCTATGGTAAAGCGATATTGAAAGAGCTGGCCAGGATTGCCGTCGAGCGCAAATGCGGCCGTTTGGAATGGTGGTGCCTGGACTGGAACAAGCCAAGCATCGATTTCTACCTGTCGTTGGGTGCCGAACAGATGTCCGATTGGACGACATACAGGATTGCCGGCGACACATTGAAAGAACTTGCACGATAGAAAAACAAATCCGTCGGTAGGTCGGTTACTGTAGATAGTGCGAAATTGACGGCTTATAGTTTCAACCCGCCGGGTTGTTGCCGGTCGTTCGATTGAGATGATGCCAAAATATAATGTCACGATGCCTTGTTCGCCTGCAAAGGTGAGAGATGATAGGCATGATTGAGTCAACGAACAGTTTAGGAGGATTGATAAGTGAGCAAGCATATGAGCAGGGGCGCATGGCTGGTGGTTTTGGGATTGATACTGGCCGGTGCGAACTTGCGTATGCCGATCACTATGATGCCGCCGCTGCTGAACGATCTGAAGGCCGAAATCGGCTTGCCGACTTCACTGGCGGGGTTGCTGACCACCATCCCGTTGTTGGGATTCGCGTTCGCCTCGCCTCTGATGGGTAAGTTCGGTGCCAAACACGGCAGCGACAAAGTGCTTGTCGTTTCGCTGATTATTCTGAGCGTCGGCAGTTACCTGCGCGTCATTCCCTCTTCTTGGGCTCTGATGATTGGGACGGCCGTTCTCGGAATCGGCATCGCGGGCGGCAACGTCTTGCTGCCGGCGGTCATCAAGGACCGTTTTCCGCAAAACATCGCTGGCATGACCACGCTTTACACCATGGCTCAGGTGATCGTCGCCTCGCTGGGCACCGCCACCTCCGGTATCGTCGCTTCGAGAATTGGCATCCAGTCCAGTATGGCGACGTTTGCGCTGGTGGGACCTGTCGCGCTTGTCGTATGGATTGCCATTGCGGTGCTCAACCAGCGCCATTCCGGCTCGTCACACGATGCCGTCGAAGCCAGTGTCGACCGTCCGATGATCGACAGAACACCGTGGCGTTCGCCGTTGGCTTGGGTGATTCTGGCTTACTTTGGCCTACAATCGATGCTTTATTACTCGTTGCTCACATGGTTGCCATCGATGTGGCAGGAGGCCGGTTTCAGCGCTGTCGCTGCGGGCAATCTCGCCACGATCTTCCAGCTCACCGGCATGCCCTTGACGCTGACGGTGCCGATGATCGCCGAGCACAAACACGGGCTGTCCATTATCAACGGCATCGTAGGTGGCGGGTTTGCCTTGGGTGTACTGGGTATTCTCGTTCCAGGCGCGAACCTTCCGCTCAATGTGGTGGCCTCCGCCCTGATGGGCATGGCCTCGGCTGCGGCGTTCAGCATCTGCGTGATTTTCTTCCAGAAGCGCACTTCGAACGCGGCTGACACCGCCCGCCTTTCCGGCATGGCCCAGTCCGGTGGCTACCTGCTGGCCGCGGTCGGTCCGGTGGCGCTCGGTGCACTAGATGGTGCCCTGCATTCTTGGACGCCGATTATCGTACTGGTCCTTGTTGTCGTCGTCCTGATGTTCCTTTCCGGCATCGTCGTGATTCGCCATCGCGATATCTATGAGGGGCTAGACTGAATATCATCAGTCTTAAACAACCGAAAGGCAGAAGCAATGACGATTCTTACTGATACCTATACACTCAATAACGGAGTGAAGATTCCGAAGATCGGTTTCGGCACTTGGCAGATTCCCGATGGGGAAGTGGCCTACGATTCGGTGCGGATGGCACTGGACGTAGGCTATCGCCACATCGATACCGCCTACGTGTACGGCAACGAACGCAGCGTTGGACGTGCCATCAGAGAATCGGGAATCGACCGTGATGAGATTTTCGTGACCTCGAAGCTGCCGGCAGAAGTGAAGCAGGCCGACGGGGTCTTGCCTCATTTCGAGAAGACGATGAAAAACCTCGGTCTCGACACGCTTGACCTTTACCTGATTCACGCACCATGGCCTTGGGAACATGCCGGAACGATGCGCATGGATGATGAGAATCTGGCCGTGTGGGCCGAGATGGAGAAGATCTATCGTTCAGGCCGTGTCCGAGCCATCGGTGTATCGAATTTCGACGACCATGACCTCAAAAACATTCTTGATCATTCGGACGTGACTCCCGCTGCTAACCAGATCCAGTATTATATTGGTGCAACAGAGCCGAGGAACAGGACATTTGCGCAATCCCATGGCCAGCTGATCGAGGCCTATTCGCCGCTGGCCACCGGAGGGTTGCTCTCTTCGCCCGAACTTAAGACAATGGCCGAAAAGTACGGGGTCTCCACCGCCCAGCTAGCGATTCGCTTCTGCCTGCAGAACGGTGTATTGCCACTCCCCAAGGCGACGAGTCGCGAGCATATCGAAGCCAACGCGCAGGTCGATTTCACCATCGAAGGCGCGGATATGGACAAGCTGAACGCCTTCGCCGATCCGAACCCCGACAACCATAATCCCAGCCAGCGGTAATAGAAATATGATGCGTGTGCTTTCCGTTGGTTGGTTTTATTCGAGAACGGAATTTCTCTGAGATTTTCACTACTGGTGGTACTCGCCAACAGAGGTGATTTAATAGAACAGTGTCTGCTTGTCATTAAACGAGGAGGAATATCATGAACGAACAAGAAGCCATGGATTTGCTACGCAAGTTCATTGGGTTGCATACCGAAAACGGCAACGAGAAGGTCGTCGCCGACGAGATCAAAGCAATCTTTGATAAGGCTGACGTGCCGTGCAAAGTTTTGCCACTTGAGGACGATCCGACCCGCGCCAACCTGGTAGCCGAACTCGGGCACGGCGATCCGATTCTCGGCATCACCGGGCATATGGATACTGTATCGGCTCAGCAGGAAGGCTGGAAGACCGATCCATTCGAGCTTACTGAAGACGGCGATCTGGTGTATGGCCGTGGCGTCACCGATATGAAGGCAGGTCTTGCCGCCATGGTCTTCGCCATGCTCGACTTGAAGAAGCACGAGGACAAGATGCACGGCACCGTGCGTTTTCTGGCTACCGCAGGTGAGGAAGTCGGCATGCCGGGTGCTGCGGCGCTCGAAAAGCAGGGTTATATGAAAGGCGTGGAGGCACTGCTCGTCGGCGAACCTTCCGGTTATAACATCGTCTATGCCACTAAAGGCGAGCTCAATCTCAACATCGCGATGAA
The window above is part of the Bifidobacterium sp. ESL0732 genome. Proteins encoded here:
- a CDS encoding MFS transporter; translation: MSKHMSRGAWLVVLGLILAGANLRMPITMMPPLLNDLKAEIGLPTSLAGLLTTIPLLGFAFASPLMGKFGAKHGSDKVLVVSLIILSVGSYLRVIPSSWALMIGTAVLGIGIAGGNVLLPAVIKDRFPQNIAGMTTLYTMAQVIVASLGTATSGIVASRIGIQSSMATFALVGPVALVVWIAIAVLNQRHSGSSHDAVEASVDRPMIDRTPWRSPLAWVILAYFGLQSMLYYSLLTWLPSMWQEAGFSAVAAGNLATIFQLTGMPLTLTVPMIAEHKHGLSIINGIVGGGFALGVLGILVPGANLPLNVVASALMGMASAAAFSICVIFFQKRTSNAADTARLSGMAQSGGYLLAAVGPVALGALDGALHSWTPIIVLVLVVVVLMFLSGIVVIRHRDIYEGLD
- the guaA gene encoding glutamine-hydrolyzing GMP synthase — encoded protein: MAKGPVLVVDFGAQYAQLIARRVREAHVYSELVPHSMPVDEMLAKDPKAIILSGGPASVYEPGAPKIDKKIFDAGVPVLGICYGFQVMANELGGKVDKAALGEYGKTEAVIDDAEGVLAGSPDEQTTWMSHGVAVEKAPKGFKVLAHTEGAPVAAMEDESRKLYGVQWHPEVKHTPLGNELFSTFLHKCAGLPSDWDADNIIDTQVKKIREEVGDAEVICGLSGGVDSAVAATLVHKAIGDQLTCVFVDHGMLRKGEAEQVRHDFVEATGIRLIEVDASEEFLAALKGVTEPERKRKIIGEKFIRTFEKAQKQVLEEAGARGKEVKFLVQGTLYPDVVESGGGDGAANIKSHHNVGGLPKDVKFKLIEPLRSLFKDEVRAIGTKLGLPDNIVWRQPFPGPGLGIRIIGEVTRERLDLLREADAIAREEMTKAGLDRDIWQCPVVLLANVHSVGVQGDERTYGSPIVLRPISSDDAMTADWYRLPYDVLATISTRITNECRGINRVVLDCTSKPPATIEWE
- a CDS encoding aldo/keto reductase, with the translated sequence MTILTDTYTLNNGVKIPKIGFGTWQIPDGEVAYDSVRMALDVGYRHIDTAYVYGNERSVGRAIRESGIDRDEIFVTSKLPAEVKQADGVLPHFEKTMKNLGLDTLDLYLIHAPWPWEHAGTMRMDDENLAVWAEMEKIYRSGRVRAIGVSNFDDHDLKNILDHSDVTPAANQIQYYIGATEPRNRTFAQSHGQLIEAYSPLATGGLLSSPELKTMAEKYGVSTAQLAIRFCLQNGVLPLPKATSREHIEANAQVDFTIEGADMDKLNAFADPNPDNHNPSQR
- a CDS encoding GNAT family N-acetyltransferase; its protein translation is MDNELTFRYAQRKDVTLILKFIKELADYEKMLDEVVADEETLEEWIFDKQKAEVIFACLGHKEIGFALFFHNFSTFLGRAGLYLEDLYVSPEYRGHGYGKAILKELARIAVERKCGRLEWWCLDWNKPSIDFYLSLGAEQMSDWTTYRIAGDTLKELAR